The DNA window TCGGTTGGCGGAACAAGCCGGCGCTCCGGCATCGCTCGTTGCCGCTGTCCGCGAGGCGAATACGGCGGCGCAAGTCGGCGATATGATGCAGGAAGCGGGCTGCACAACATTTTTTCAGCTATTGTGCGAAGCGTGCTGCCGGGCGGCGTTTAACGAAGTCGGCGGCGGCATGACGGTGGAGACATCCATTTACACGATGAACGGACAACGGTTAGGAAAGGCGGTGGAGACGAATGGGAGCGATTAAGCTGATCGGCATCGGCGCCGACGGTCCGGCGGGCTTGCCTGCTCTGTACAAGCGCTGGATTGAGGAAAGCGAGCTGCTTGTCGGCGGCAAGCGGCAATTGGCGATGTTTCCCGACTACAAAGGTGAAACGATCGTCATCCGCAGCAAGCTGGCGGAACTCGTCGAGCAGCTCCGAAATGAGACAAGAACGACGGTCGTATTGGCTTCTGGCGACCCTCTCTTTTACGGGATGGGCAGCTATTTGGCGAACAAGTTGCCAATTGAGGTATATCCAGCGGTCAGCTCGGTGCAATGGGCGTTTGCGAAAATGGGGGAGTCATGGCAAGATGCCGCGTTCATCAGCGTCCACGGCCGGCCGCTGACGGGGCTTGCCCAACGCATTGACGGGCGGCGCAAAGTCGCTATTTTGACCGATGAAACGAATTCCCCGGCGGCAATCGCCCGCTATTTGCTGGAGTATGGCATGACCGAGTACGAGGCGTTTGTCGGCGAGGAGCTCGGCGGGCCGAATGAACGATGCCGGTTTTTCAAGCTCGAAGAAATGGCCGAAACCGAGTTTCTTCCATTAAATATAGTCGTGTTGCGCCAGACGATGCCAAGCCCAACTTGGCCGCTTGGCATTGAGGATGATGAATTTTTTCAGCGCAAGCCGGATAAAGGATTGATTACGAAAAAAGAAATTCGCGTGCTGAGCTTAAGCGCTTTGCGCCTCCGCCCGGACAGCGTCGTGTGGGACATCGGCACATGCACCGGTTCAGTGGCGATTGAAGCGGCGAAAATCGCCCGTGACGGGGCGGTGTTTGCCATTGAAAAAAATGAATACGATATCGACATTTGCCGGCAAAACTTGCGCAAATTCCGCGTCGACCTAACGCTCGTTCACGGCAAAGCGCCCGATCGGCTCGACGAGTTTGCCGACCCGGACGCCATTTTTATCGGCGGCACATCGGGAGCGATGGCGCCGCTGTTGGACGTCTGTACGAAACGGCTGAAAAAAAACGGGCGCATTGTCATCAACGCGGCGACGGTCGAGACGCTCGCCGAAGCGTGCCGCGAGTTGCGCGCGCGTGGGTTTCATGTCGACATTGCGCTTGCACAGGCAGCAAGAAGCAAGCCGATTTTAGAATTGACGCGCTTTGAGGCGCTCAATCCGGTATACATCATCACTGCGAAACGGGAGGGAGACGAATGATCGGCACGTTGTACGGCATCGGCGTCGGCCCGGGCGATCCGGAGCTGATGACTGTGAAGGCGTACCGCCGCCTCAAAGAAGCGGATGTGATCGCCTATCCGAAAAAAGGGCGGCAAAGCAAAAGCTATGCCGAACAAATTATTGATGCTTATTTTGCCCCAGACGAAAAACGGCGGCTTGGGCTCCATTTTCCGATGACGAAAGACGTAAGCGTGCTCGAGCCGAAATGGAACGAAGCAGCGGACGCCATTTGGGCGGAGCTGGCAGCCGGGCGTGATGTCGCCTTTGTCACGGAAGGCGATCCGTTATTGTACAGCACGTTTATTCACCTTATGAACGTGATGGAACGCCGTTATCCAGAGGCGGCGATCGAAGTGATCCCTGGCATCAGCTCGGCGAACGCCGCTGCCGCCCGTCTCCGCCTTCCGTTGGCCGACGGCGACGAGCAAGTGGCCATTGTGCCGGCGCGCGATGATTACGAAGCGATGAAAGCGGCGCTCCTTGGGCACGATTGCGTCGTCTTTTTCAAAGTGGCGAAAGTGATTGATCTCATGATTCGTCTGCTTCGCGAACTCGATTTGCTTCAGCGCGCCGCGGTCGTGACGAAAGTGACATCAGGAGAGGAAGTCATTTGGGATGCAGGGCAACTTGAAGGGGTGGAGCTTGAATATTTGACATTGTTGGTGGTGAGAAAGTGAAGGTGTATATCGTAGGAGCGGGGCCGGGGGCGCCGGATTTGATCACCGTCCGCGGCGCTGAGCTCCTTGCCTCGGCAGATGCCATTTTTTACACCGACTCGTTAGTGAGCGAGGAACTGATTGAGCGCTACCGGAAGCCGGAAGCGGCCGTCTTCCATACGGCCGGCATGCATTTGGAACAACTGGTGGCGGCGATGATTGAACAAGTGAAACAAGGACGGCTCGTCGTGCGCGTCCATACCGGCGATCCATCGATTTATGGAGCGACGCTCGAACAAATCGCCTTGTTGAAACAAGAAGGAGTTGAGATCGAGATCGTGCCCGGCGTCAGCTCGGCATTTGCTGCTGCCGCCGCCGTGCAGGCCGAACTTACCGTCCCAGAGCTGACGCAGACGGTCATTTTCACGCGCGCCGAAGGGCGGACGCCGGTGCCTCCGCACGAGAGATTGCAAGAACTGGCGAAACATCATTGCACCCTTGTTCTCTTTTTAAGCGCCACATTGGCCAAAAAAGTGACCGCCGCCTTGCTTGATGCCGGTTGGAGCAGTGACACCCCGGCCGTCGCCGTGTATAAGGCGACATGGCCGGATGAAATTATCATCCGCTCGACGGTGGCGACGCTGGCCGATGATATGCGCCGCCATGGGGTGACGAAGCATGCCATCATTTTCGCCGGCTGGGCGCTCGATCCGCACATCCATGAGCGCGGCTACCGCTCGAAACTGTACGACCGCACGTTCACGCACGGGTACCGGAAAGGGGAGAAGTAACGTGTATGCCGTTGTCGCCATTACGAAACACGGGGTAGAAATTGCCCGCCGGCTCGGCCGTGAGTTGGACGGGGCGGACGTCTATTATACGGAGAAGTTCGCCCGCGGAGACGAAGACCGATGCGGCATCCGCCTGTTTTCCGGCAATGTAAAGGCGCTGTTGCCGGAACTGTTCGCCCGTTACGACGGCCTCATTTGCATCATTTCACTTGGCGCGGTCGTCCGCATGATTGCTCCATTATTAAAAGATAAAAAGACCGATCCGGCGGTCGTCGTCATCGATGATAAGGCGGAACATGCGATCAGCGTTCTTTCCGGCCATTTAGGAGGGGCGAACGAATTGACGCGGCGCGTGGCTGCGATCCTTGACGCCCGACCGGTCATTACGACTGCTTCGGATGTGCAGCAAACGATCGCCGTTGATTTATTTGGCCGCGCGTTCGGCTGGGAGTGGGAATCGGCGGACAAGTTGACGCCGGTCAGTGCGGCGGTCGTCAACGAAGAGCCGGTCGCCGTCGTGCAAGAATCGGGCGAAACCGGCTGGTGGCCGGAAGGGCGTCCGTTGCCGAAAAACATTACAGTATATGACTCTATCGCTTCGGCGATGGCCGCTCGCCCGGCAGCGGCGCTTGTAGTCACCCACCGGCTGCTCGAACCGGAAGAAGAGGCGATTTTGCAAAACGGTGTGCTGTATCGCCCAAAAGTGATTGTGCTTGGCATCGGCTGCAACCGGGGGACACCGGCTGAGGAAATTGAAACGGTCATCCGCGAGACGCTGGCTGAGCTCTGTTTTTCGATCAAAAGCGTTAAGGCGGTATGCACGATCGATCTAAAAAAAGATGAGCCCGGACTTCGGGAAGTTGTCGGCAAATACGGCTGGGAATTTGTGACGTACACGCCGGAACAGTTAAACGAAGTGCCGATCGAAGCGCCGTCGGAAACGGTATACCGCTACACCGGCGCCTACGGGGTGAGCGAGCCGGCGGCGAAATTGTACAGCGGCGCTGAGACGATGGCGCTCGTCAAAAAGAAGTCCGGCAATGTGACGATTTCCGTCGCGCTCATCGATCATCAAGCAAAAGCAAGGATGCGAAGAAAGGAGGAAGAGGCATGCGGCGATTGGTCATCGCTGCAACCGGAAGCGGAGCCGGCAAAACAACGGTGGCGCTCGGGTTGATGGCGGCGCTCAAGCAAAAAGGCTATACGGTGCAAGGGTTTAAATGCGGACCGGATTACATTGACCCGACGTACCATACGGCGGTCACCGGCCGGCCGTCACGCAATTTGGACAGCTGGATGACCGGAACGGAAACGGTCCGGACGGTGTTGGCGAACGGTTGCAAGGGGGCGGATATTGCCATCATCGAAGGGGTGATGGGGCTGTTTGACGGGAAACAGCCGCTGTCCGACGAAGGGTCGACGGCGGATATCGCCGCCAGTACGAAAAGTCCGGTTCTCCTTGTCGTCGATTGTTCCGGCATGGCCCGCAGCGCCGCTGCCATCGTCCGCGGATTTCAGACGTTTCACCCCGATGTGCACATCGCCGGCGTATTTGCCAACCGCGTAGGCGGCGAGGGGCATTTCCGGCTCATCAAAGCGGCGGTCGAGCAAATGTGCGGACTGCCGGTCATCGGGTTTTTGTCGAAAGACGATGCGCTGTCGTTGCCGGAGCGCCATTTAGGGTTGGTGCCGTCCGTGGAGCGCGGAGAGCTGGATTCGTTTTTTGCTGAATTGGGGCGAAAAATCGCGGCCGCGATCGATTGGAAGACGCTATTTTCGATCGCTGAGGCGCCTGCCCTGGCGCCGTCCGCCCCGCTCATTCGCCCTTCGCGGCTGTATCGCGCGCGCGTGGCGGTGGCCAAGGATGCCGCTTTTCACTTTTACTATCCAGAAAACCTCGAGATGCTTTCTGCTTGCGGCGCCGAGCTTGTTTATTTTTCCCCGCTCGCCGGTGAACCGCTTCCCGACGGGGTGGACGGCTTGTATATCGGCGGCGGCTTTCCGGAAGAATTTGCCGCTGAATTGGCGCGCCAGATCGCGGCCAAGCAGTCGATTCGCGCCGCCATTGAACGCGGGTTGCCGACATTGGCGGAGTGCGGCGGGTTTATGTTTTTGACCGAGCGGCTGATGACGGCCGACGGCGCGGAATACGAAATGGCGGGCGTCATCCCGGGGCGGGTTGTTATGCAGCGGAAGCTAGCCGCACTTGGGTACCGCGAAGTGCACGGAAGGAAAGGGAACTTTCTATTGCCGGAAGGGGAGCGGGCGCGCGGGCATGAGTTTCACTACTCGACGTACGAACCGTGCGGTGACGTGCCGTTTGCCTATGAAACGAGCGGGCGGCTCGGAGCGAAGCCGGACGGCTACCTAGCGCATCGGCTTGTCGCCGGCTACGTCCATTTCCATTTTGCGTCCGCCCCGGCGATGGTCGAACGGTGGCTTTCAGAATGCGAGAAGGTGAAACACGATGGCTGACGCGCTGCCAATCATGTTTCAAGGCACTCATTCCGACGCTGGAAAAAGCGTCATCGCCACAGCGTTTTGCCGCATTTTTGCCCAAGATGGCTGGAAGACGGCGCCGTTTAAGTCACAAAACATGTCGTTAAACTCGTATGTGACACCGGACGGAAGAGAGATCGGGCGGGCGCAAGGCATTCAGGCCGAAGCGGCCGGGGTGGCGGCTCGCGCTGAGATGAACCCGATTTTAATTAAGCCAAGCCGCGAGCATGAGTCGCAAATTGTCGTGTTAGGCAAACCGTATGCCACTATGCAGGCGTTCGCCTACCGGAATGAGTTTTTTCATCAAGGGCTGGCTGTCATTCGACAGTCGCTCGAAACGTTGATGAACGAATACGATCGGCTCGTCATCGAAGGGGCGGGAAGTCCGGCCGAAGTGAACTTAAACGACCGCGAGCTCGTCAATATGCGCATCGCCCGCCTCGCCAACGCCCCTGTTGTTTTAATCGGCGATATTGAGCGGGGCGGAGTGTTCGCGAGCCTCGTCGGGACGCTGGCGCTTTTGGAACCTGCGGACCGAAAGCGGGTCGTCGGCGTCATCATTAACAAGTTTCGCGGTGATGCGGCGTTGCTTAAGCCGGGTCTTGACTGGTTTGAACAATATACGGGCGTGCCGGTGCTCGGCGTTGTCCCGTATTTGCCCGATTTGGCGATCGATGCCGAAGATTCGCTGGCGCTTGAACGCTTTGCCGCGTCGTCCGATGACGAGCGGGCGATTGACATTGCCGTCATCCGCTGCCCGAAAATCGCCAATTTTACCGATATCGATCCGCTGTTGGCCGAACCGGACTGCCGCGTCCGCTTAGTGACGCACGCGGGTGAACTCGGCGAACCGGATGTGGTCGTGCTGCCGGGAAGTAAAAATACGATCGAAGATTTAATGTATATGAAACAACGGGGGCTCGCCTCCGGCATTGTGTCACTTGTCAACGATGGAAAAACGACGGTTGTCGGTTTGTGCGGCGGCTACCAAATGCTTGGCGCTGTCATCTGTGATCCACATGGGGTTGAAACGCCGTTTCCGGAAATGAAGGGGCTCGGGCTGTTGCCGATTGAGACGACGCTCGAGCAGACGAAAACAACGGTCCGCTCTGAAGGCGTGCTCACATGGGCCGGGGAGCGGTTTGCCGTGCGAGGGTACGAAATTCATATGGGCCGCTCGACGCCGCTTCCCGGCTATGCGCCGCTCATTGAGATCGGCGGCCGCGGCGAAGGGGCGAAGCGCGGCGATGAGCGGGTGTTGGGCACGTACGTGCACGATTTGTTTCATAACGATGCGTTCCGCACCGCCTTTTTCAACGCCATTCGCCGTGAAAAAGGGCTTGCCGTTTCCGGCGTCAGGCTGTTTCATTCACTCAAAGAGAGAGCGTTTGACCGGCTTGCCGCCCACATCCGGCAGCACGTCGCGATCGAACGCATCGAGCAGATCATACGTCAATTCCAGCAAAGGACGGTGGGATGATGAAGATTTTCGTTCCGGCGGCAAACCGCCAGACAATGGAAGCCGCATGCGCTTATATTGACCAGTTAACCAAACCCCCCGGCAGCCTTGGCCGCCTCGAACAGCTTGCGGCTGAACTCGCCGGGATGACCGGGAACTTGTTCCCGGAAGTGACGCCCCCAGGGGTGCTTGTTTTCGCCGCCGACCATGGCGTCGCCGCTGAAGGCGTATCCGCCTATCCGGCGGAAGTGACGGCGCAAATGGTGTATAACTTTGCCCGCGGCGGGGCGGCGATCAACGTTTTCAGCCGTCGGATCGGCGCGCTGCTCGAGATCGTCGACGTCGGTGTAGCCGTTCCGATTGATGACGAGCGGGTTATTGTGAAAAAGGTGCGTCACGGAACGGACAATTTTGCCAAAATGGAAGCGATGACGCCGGCTGAAGCCGAACAGGCGCTTCACGTTGGCTATGAGCAGGCGGTATCGGTCATTGGGCAGGGCGCTCGCACGTTGATTGCCGGTG is part of the Geobacillus sp. 46C-IIa genome and encodes:
- the cobM gene encoding precorrin-4 C(11)-methyltransferase yields the protein MKVYIVGAGPGAPDLITVRGAELLASADAIFYTDSLVSEELIERYRKPEAAVFHTAGMHLEQLVAAMIEQVKQGRLVVRVHTGDPSIYGATLEQIALLKQEGVEIEIVPGVSSAFAAAAAVQAELTVPELTQTVIFTRAEGRTPVPPHERLQELAKHHCTLVLFLSATLAKKVTAALLDAGWSSDTPAVAVYKATWPDEIIIRSTVATLADDMRRHGVTKHAIIFAGWALDPHIHERGYRSKLYDRTFTHGYRKGEK
- a CDS encoding cobyric acid synthase, with translation MADALPIMFQGTHSDAGKSVIATAFCRIFAQDGWKTAPFKSQNMSLNSYVTPDGREIGRAQGIQAEAAGVAARAEMNPILIKPSREHESQIVVLGKPYATMQAFAYRNEFFHQGLAVIRQSLETLMNEYDRLVIEGAGSPAEVNLNDRELVNMRIARLANAPVVLIGDIERGGVFASLVGTLALLEPADRKRVVGVIINKFRGDAALLKPGLDWFEQYTGVPVLGVVPYLPDLAIDAEDSLALERFAASSDDERAIDIAVIRCPKIANFTDIDPLLAEPDCRVRLVTHAGELGEPDVVVLPGSKNTIEDLMYMKQRGLASGIVSLVNDGKTTVVGLCGGYQMLGAVICDPHGVETPFPEMKGLGLLPIETTLEQTKTTVRSEGVLTWAGERFAVRGYEIHMGRSTPLPGYAPLIEIGGRGEGAKRGDERVLGTYVHDLFHNDAFRTAFFNAIRREKGLAVSGVRLFHSLKERAFDRLAAHIRQHVAIERIEQIIRQFQQRTVG
- the cobI gene encoding precorrin-2 C(20)-methyltransferase; translated protein: MIGTLYGIGVGPGDPELMTVKAYRRLKEADVIAYPKKGRQSKSYAEQIIDAYFAPDEKRRLGLHFPMTKDVSVLEPKWNEAADAIWAELAAGRDVAFVTEGDPLLYSTFIHLMNVMERRYPEAAIEVIPGISSANAAAARLRLPLADGDEQVAIVPARDDYEAMKAALLGHDCVVFFKVAKVIDLMIRLLRELDLLQRAAVVTKVTSGEEVIWDAGQLEGVELEYLTLLVVRK
- a CDS encoding cobyrinate a,c-diamide synthase — translated: MRRLVIAATGSGAGKTTVALGLMAALKQKGYTVQGFKCGPDYIDPTYHTAVTGRPSRNLDSWMTGTETVRTVLANGCKGADIAIIEGVMGLFDGKQPLSDEGSTADIAASTKSPVLLVVDCSGMARSAAAIVRGFQTFHPDVHIAGVFANRVGGEGHFRLIKAAVEQMCGLPVIGFLSKDDALSLPERHLGLVPSVERGELDSFFAELGRKIAAAIDWKTLFSIAEAPALAPSAPLIRPSRLYRARVAVAKDAAFHFYYPENLEMLSACGAELVYFSPLAGEPLPDGVDGLYIGGGFPEEFAAELARQIAAKQSIRAAIERGLPTLAECGGFMFLTERLMTADGAEYEMAGVIPGRVVMQRKLAALGYREVHGRKGNFLLPEGERARGHEFHYSTYEPCGDVPFAYETSGRLGAKPDGYLAHRLVAGYVHFHFASAPAMVERWLSECEKVKHDG
- the cbiE gene encoding precorrin-6y C5,15-methyltransferase (decarboxylating) subunit CbiE, coding for MGAIKLIGIGADGPAGLPALYKRWIEESELLVGGKRQLAMFPDYKGETIVIRSKLAELVEQLRNETRTTVVLASGDPLFYGMGSYLANKLPIEVYPAVSSVQWAFAKMGESWQDAAFISVHGRPLTGLAQRIDGRRKVAILTDETNSPAAIARYLLEYGMTEYEAFVGEELGGPNERCRFFKLEEMAETEFLPLNIVVLRQTMPSPTWPLGIEDDEFFQRKPDKGLITKKEIRVLSLSALRLRPDSVVWDIGTCTGSVAIEAAKIARDGAVFAIEKNEYDIDICRQNLRKFRVDLTLVHGKAPDRLDEFADPDAIFIGGTSGAMAPLLDVCTKRLKKNGRIVINAATVETLAEACRELRARGFHVDIALAQAARSKPILELTRFEALNPVYIITAKREGDE
- a CDS encoding cobalt-precorrin 5A hydrolase encodes the protein MYAVVAITKHGVEIARRLGRELDGADVYYTEKFARGDEDRCGIRLFSGNVKALLPELFARYDGLICIISLGAVVRMIAPLLKDKKTDPAVVVIDDKAEHAISVLSGHLGGANELTRRVAAILDARPVITTASDVQQTIAVDLFGRAFGWEWESADKLTPVSAAVVNEEPVAVVQESGETGWWPEGRPLPKNITVYDSIASAMAARPAAALVVTHRLLEPEEEAILQNGVLYRPKVIVLGIGCNRGTPAEEIETVIRETLAELCFSIKSVKAVCTIDLKKDEPGLREVVGKYGWEFVTYTPEQLNEVPIEAPSETVYRYTGAYGVSEPAAKLYSGAETMALVKKKSGNVTISVALIDHQAKARMRRKEEEACGDWSSLQPEAEPAKQRWRSG